The following nucleotide sequence is from Zea mays cultivar B73 chromosome 1, Zm-B73-REFERENCE-NAM-5.0, whole genome shotgun sequence.
CGCTAATCTCAACGTAGACTGAAAAGAAGAAAGATTTAGAAAAATAGATGACGTTAATTTGGTTAACAAGCACACGTTCATGCAAGTGGAGCAGAACATTGGTATCAATTACAGTTAATGGATAACCAGAATGCTTCTAAACGACAAAACAGATGGTTTCTTCTACAGAGGTCATAGCTCTCATTCTTGAAACCGACACCAAACCATTACCAATGTAACTATGTGCACTTATGCATGCACACGTTACTCAGAATCATGGTACACATAAGTTTTCTTAGCATGTACTTCGTTCACAATGTCCTAGAATGAAAAACAAAAGCTGGCGCCACTAACCTGCTCATCGAAATAGGTGGCATCACTGCCTTCGTCCGGAATACTTTGCAGAATGTACTTTATTGGATCAAACTCCTGTGAATAATTCAAATTTCAAACTCAAAACACATCAATCCTTGAAAGCAGCAGACAACCAAATCTATGTCAATGCAGCACTCACCTCCTCATAGAACACCTCCTCGAGCTCCTCCACGGCCTGGCCCTGGGGGTTGCTCCCATAGATGGAGACCAAATCCTCCGAATTGGATGGCAGGTTGATCCTCTCGTGAGGTGGCAATCCAGCGATCGCCCGTGcagctgctgctgccgccgcagcTCGTTCTGGAACCTACAATGTGCGAGAGCAAGCCATGAAAGGAGGGAGAAAGCGTAAAGGACCTCAGGACGGGAAGGGGGCGCGACAGGGGTCGGTGGGAGGAGGCCGAGGGAGCGGACAGAGCTGAGGAGTTTCTCGCCGACGCGGGAGATGTCCATGCCGCCACCCTGGATCAGGAGTAGGGGCAGAAAGACGAGTGGGCTGGGCCCGGACTCGAAAAGCTGCTCGCCGCCGCTGAAGAGGGATGACGAGGAGGAGGAGGCTGAGGGGCGGTGGGTGGcggcaccgcgtcgcgtcgcatCTCAGCTGCGCCGCCTTCCGGGCCCCCTTGCCGCCGGGGACCACGTGAGGGAGCGCCGCCGGCTGCTCCCAGATCCGAGCGGTAGTTAGGGCACGCGCGAGCTGGCGGTGGCACGGGTTGGCTGGATCGCGTGGGGGGGGAGGGGGTTGATCGCGTCGGGTCCGGGAATTCGCCGGGATGTGTAATAAAGTGGAGGGGCGAAGATCTCGGCGAGGAAGACCACGTGGAGCGGCGTGGAGGCGAGGATCTTCTCCCGCCACCGCCGCATCAGGTACACGAGCGACGCGGCGAACAACGTCGAGAAGATGAGGTTCGTGTGTCGGATCGACAGCGGCAGCGCGTCCCCCGCCTGCACACGCACCCGCTGCCCCTCGCCGCCGGTCGCCTGCTGGCGCCGTGGGGCGCTCCCGTGCGGCCACGGAACCCTGTGGCGGACCTCCATAGCCATAGGGTgcgtcgggcttgctcgtcggcgCTCAACCGCACGGCGGCAAGGAGGAGGAGCGGAGCAGTGGCCCGGGGTTTGGGGATTTGATTTGGGAGGAGGATCGATCTCGAacgtggaggaggaggcggggcggcggcggctcacGCGGGGTGGGGAGGGGGAGGCGGAGGCAGGGGGACGAACGTGGGCGTGGGCGGGCGGACGGTATAGATTTACGGAAGCGAGTGGACGGTGCAGATTCACCGAAGGCAGAACAAGcagaggcagcctaccccttagagccttaataggtagtatagattgATGTTAAATCTGGACGTTGATGTAAATAAGTGGCATGCCTcaacccccacccccaccccttTTGAAATCTTGTGCTTTTAAAGTAAAATCAATTCATCCTTAGTGTACTATGCTGTCCTAACGCAGCAGATACCTGAAAGTTAGTTTACTAAAATGCTAAATTGCTAATATATCAAATTGAAAGGATGGCAGTTAGTTTACTAAACATCATATCAAATTGTAACACCACCGAAAAAAAATCCGATAGGTTTCACCATGATTGTTATTGTCCATGTGCACATTGCCATAATGTTACTGTGTTAGTTTTTCGAAAGAAGATTCGTCAATGAGCTGGAGCAACAGATGTTTACTAAAAAAAGATTGCTGTAATGGTTGGTGTAGATTAGCAGTTGGGGGTTGTTCACTTGATATCTGGTGCTGAAAGATTCCAGAAGTGATCCAATCAAGAGACCACATcctcaaaaaaaaaaaaagcaCAAAGTGTGATGATGCCCTTGCATGGTATGGCAGGATTTCTACCGGGGTGTATTCCTTCTGCCTTGATACGTACTCATGAATAGCTAATTAATCTGTTCCAGAGTGTCAGGACACTGCAGTAACTTCAGGCTGCAACAATTTTTCTAAGCTATGTCCGATGATGACTCAACTGCTTGCTCGCCACATTTGCAGTTCATTGGATTCTTGGAGCCCTACACCCCAGAAGGCTATGCTAAGGGATGGAAACACTAGCACCAGCTGCCTAGTAGATCTTGATCTGTATTAGCGACTCTATCAGGGTTCATCTGCATATCTTCTGAAGGCCTACATGTTCTGTTGAATCGAAAGAGACGATCATGTGTTACGTCAGCTGCCTGCCTAAGATCATGTGTTGCATGACCACTGTTTTATTTCTGAATATGTTCTTTTTTTTTGCAAGGCGTATATCGACACCAAGTACTGATATATGCGTCTGAATATGTTCTACTTTTATTCAAACACACCCGCCAAGATCAGTTCATAGTTTTGCACAAAGACATGCAAATGCAATTGGACACAACCCAAATAGAAAGGTATTTTTTGTTTCAATCCAAACTATTCCTCTACTGCGACTAAGTACTGATGTCATTTCTGGCATCTGACTAACAAAAAGCATACAACCATGAATGTCGCTGATGCTAGTTATTTTGTGGATTTGGCCGTATAAATAATCAAATAAATTCGAAGAAGTGCGTTATGGTTTAACATCATACGAGATATTGACATaaggttaacatatcttatatagTTGAACTTTTTCTAACTCCATAGAATTATTCGAAAAAAGGTCAAAGGCGTGTCGCGCACATGCTAGTagattcatagaattattctaacTCCACAGATTTATTCGAATAAATAATGCTAGTAGATTCGTTCTTCTCTTTTAGCTAGGTCCTTGTACCACCAAGAGGCAAGGCTGGCTCACTTTGTTTTGTTCCATTGCGGCCGGGAATCAGAGAAATCAGAGGCAATTAATGCTACGTTTGGAAGTCTTTGTTTAATGAAGCACTAGTCCTTGCTTGGATCTGATTTCTTGACCGTGGTGGACAAGCTATATGCTAGCTACGTTGGGATGGAGCGAGGGATGGGCGCAATGATCTGGAGGGAGAGCCAAGTCACCTGACTTGTATTATCCCCGCCAAATAACAGGTTGTATATATGGAGTGATGATGTGATGACACAGAGCCAATAACAAATCAAAAAAAAAAACAATTTACTGATACTAGATGATCAAATTTATTTATTCAAACACACCCGCCAAAACCAGTTCATATATACTTGGGCACAATGGCGTCGTCGTCGACATGCATATATGCAGATGCAAGGACATCATCACAGCAGTAACGTAGAGATGATGAAAGCTCTGTCTCGACCGCACGTAGCATGCGCAGTCTCATTCCAGCTTCTGCACCACCTGctgggcgtgggcgtgggcggGGCCCCGGGACACCGCCGCCGGCGGGTACTCGAGCAGCGGGCGGAGCGGCGGGGCCGGCAGCGCGGCGGGAGGCTGGCGACGCGCGGCGATCGCGCTCGCGCTCGCGCTGGGGCCGGCGGGCGCGGGCGTGGACGTCGACAGCAGGAGGCGGAAGGTCCAGGCGAGGACGTCGGGCGCGAAGACGCGGAAGACGAGGAAGACGTCGTACCAGCTGGGGCGCTTCACGTAGGCGTCGCCGCGGCACGCGCCGGCCACCAGCGCCCGCGCGTACGCCTCCACGTGCCCTCCcggcagcgccgccgccgccggctcgCGCTCTCCCTGCTGCTTCCACTGCACCTGATCCGCCGCCGCGCCTTCCTGGTGGTGCTGCTGCTGGTCCAGCGTGAACTTGCTGCCGCCGGCGTCGCCGCTGACCCAGCCGTGCGTCGCCACGGTCACGCCCACCTCCTCCTTCACCTCGTACCGGAGCGTCTCGTAGAAGTCCACCACCGCTGCCTTCGCCGCCTGCAGTGCCGTGCCACGCCATCAGTAGTTTCGTGCGGCAAACAGCTTTCTTCTTCAGAGTTGAGAGTTGAGACAACAAGAGGGGGCAAAAAAAAAAAGTAGGCTTGTCAACTTACAGAGTAGAGGCTCATCCTGGGCATGGGCAGCCAGCTCTCGACGGACGCGTTGACGACGACGCGGCCGTGGCTCCGCCGGAGGTAGGGCAGCGCGGCGTGCGTCGGGTACACGTTGCCCCAAAAGTTGATGTCCTGCATTATATAGTTATGCATGCGTTGCATTTGCTGCGTTATGTATGCGTGGGCACGCTGGTCCTCTACGATCGACGGCATGACATGCATGCGATGCGCATACCATGAGGTGAGGGAAGGCCGTGGTGTCGCCGGCCTCCTCGAAGCTGAAGTCGTGGCCCAAGCTCACGGTGTTCACCAGATGGTTCACTGCGCCCATCAGCCCAGGTGTGTTTTCCTTCGTTAGCTTTGTCAGAATAAGCAGGGCTAGCTAGGATTGGGATGCAGATGCAGACAAATTAAAGAGGAATTGACTGCAAATTGCTGCACTGGTAGCTGCTGCTCTAGCTTAGGTACTTGTGTCACTCGAGACATCTTCTACCTGGTATGCGTCTGTTTTTCAAAGAATACTTTTTAATGATAATTGTGAATATCGTCTGTGTAAAAAATACTACTAGTAAAAAGGCCCGCTGCTCGTTGTGTCAAACTTCTGAACTTCAGAGTCAAACTTCTTTTAGTCGCCAATTAACCTTTTTTGTCATATTACATGAAAGTAAAATTCCAATGAAGAAACAAAGAAAATGTGACTTTTAACCCTGGTAAATAGGGGTCATATTACTTGAAAGTAAAATTCCAATGAAGAAACAAAGAAAAGGTGGTTTTTTAACTCCGGTAAATAGGAAATACGCTATCCGGTGCACATGAGACTCTAATGTACATATGGTACATATGAACTAATAAAATTCACAAAAAAATTCTGAAAAAAAATCTATACATATTTTTTCCATCCTACCCTAATTATATACAAAACTGTAAGTTTAAATTCGTTATACTGTAAATGTAATACAAAAGAGAACATTTTGGCTGATTTTTTAATTTAAACTTGTTAAAAATTAACTTTTTATTACAGGTAAACTATAACGAAATTAAACTTGAATTTTTGTATATAATTGGAGTAAGCTGGAAAGAATATGTATGAATTTTTTCAGAATTGTTTGTGAAATTTGTTAGTTCATGTGCTCTATATGTGCACTAAAATATTATGTGCACCGGATATGTTCCCAAATGTTAAAGGAGCAGATTTCGAATGTTACAACCAAAATGTCAAACTATTTTTAGAATGAAAAAATAGGAAAATGAACATCGAGCTAGCATAGTAATTATATATCTTCCCAAAGAGGTCGAGCTAGCATATGTTCCCAAATAGGAAAATGTCAAACATCGAGCTTGCATATGTTCccaaagaggtcggctttgccgagtgccaattgggacactcggcaaagaagtcggctttgccgagtgctgtcaggaggacactcggcaaagatatcttcgttgccgagtgtcaccgttgacactcggcaaagccgccgtctccgtctaccggcgccgtaacggtcgcttttctttgccgagtgcccgagaaaaagtactcggcaaagaagtctttgccgatgcactgtttgccgagccttctttgccgagtgttacactcggcaaagcctttgccgagtgtttttaaggcttcgccgagtgtttCCGGCACTCGACGAAgctattgattccggtagtgtaagAGCAACGACTCCAAAAGTCTCCGTAAAACTTTTCTCCAGAACGATGTATTGGGGGCTCTACTAAAAAGTTATTTCCCCAAAATAACTTACCACAGCAGATCTCTAAGAATTAACTCCCTAATATTTCAAATTTTAGACACATCAGCGTTTTTTGTACGATAATATTTGCTCCATTTGATGTGGCCCATGCTAGATGCTTGATACAAAGGCGCTTTGCGAGTGAGTGGCTCTATCATCGCATCACGAGAAATCAGCCATTGTATACCTGACGTACAGTTCCATCATAATGGTTGGGCAATAGAGCAAGCTCCACAGGCTAGCGGCTAAAAATAAGGATGCGTTTGGTTATGGGACAGCTGGGACATATAGGACAAAGACGTCCCTAGAGATGTCAATGGAGATCAaattcccctattagggtacAGGTATGGGACAAAAATTGTCTCCATGGACTGTAACCATAAATACATAGATATCATGATGCTAAATACCTAAACTAACTGAATACAAAGATACCATGATGCTAGCCGAGTACTCACAAAGCCAAGGCTATAGCTGAACAACATTAAGTCAAGTACTCAGATTAGCTGAGTACCACGACATCACGACACCAGCCAAGTACTCACATCGACCTAGTACCACATTAGCTACATAAGTTGAAACTCATGAGGCGAGGTGTCAAGATGCCAACCGAGTATGATCACACATTAAAACTTGAACATCTATGCTATGTAGAAACTACTACAAGACTATTATGTGGTTTATTTGATATTTAATTATTATATAATAACATTTTAAGAAAAAGTTATGGCTATGATACATTGGTTTTAATGCAATAACCCTTAACCGATAAGAAACTGGTCGACTCGAGGCTTGGGGGCTAGAAGATTTGAGCAGCTCATAGCCTCACTATGTCCTTAACGACTATTCTAATGAAGTAGCAAACTACTCGGCGAGTTTTGAGAGTCACCAAGATGATGGTGATAACTACAAGTTCCATCTACTGCTTTGCATGATCAAGTTGCTCATCCTCGTATCATTTTGGTTGTCTAATTGTCTGTTTGAAGATTTTAGCACTAAGAGCATCCCCAAGAGCTCCCCAGAAGTCTCTCCTAAGTATAGTTTTTTTGGGAAAACACAAAAACATGTCTCCAACAGTTTCTCTAAAGTGCTCCCAACTTTTTCATACCCCTTAAAACTCCCCCATTTGTAGCTACAAATCTGGGGTTTTTGGGGCTCCCCAGAAACAATCTGCCGCTTTAAGGGATCCGTTGGAGAAAGAATTAAAATCTACCTCCACTAATTTTTTAGATTTCCCTTAAAATTGATTTTAAGGAGTTATTTTCTGGGGAGCTCTTGAAGATGCTCTAAGTTCTACAAAAAATACTACCAAAAGTTGAGTTTCTACTTAGATAATGGCCAACGAGCAAGAATACTATGAAAAGATGGTTTGAGTTGTAACTCATCAAGAAATAAAGGCTCTAGTCGGTCACTATCGTGGCTTACTTGACATGACAAGATAATTACATGGCCTAATCGGCCATTGTCATGGCTTAGCCGACTACATTCCAACTAAGAGCATGTTTGTTTCAATTTATAAAAtacataatctagattataatccgaattatataatctagattataatctatcgagattataatctagatataGCTGTTTGGATGACCAGACGATATCAATGAATATTATTGATCTTTGAGTCATAAAGACAAAGACAACAATATCATGTGTGCGTGTGATTTGGGAGAAAGAAGAAAAATGGTAGACATTGTAATTTTATGAACATAATCATGGATAGTGGGTCTTTATAAAAAATAATGTTAAATAAGGTATTTttgaggagattatgagattatcagAGTAGCTCCAAGAGGCTCGGTAAATAGCCCGTGCTCGATAAAAAAAGAAAAGTCCTATAAAAACAGATTCCAACAGCCTCGCCATGAAGCTTGCTTTTTCATCTCGCTCGGTATCCCCTCTCCGTCGCTAGCCATGTTTGCCGAGGCACTGTGACTCATCATCTCCCGCCCGCACGCTCTCTCGCCCGCTCCCGCGCCCTCCCGCTCTTGCTCCTGCACTCGCGCCCTTGCGACCTCCCGTGTATAGCTCGCGTCGCCGCATTCTTCCCTCGTCCTCATCCATCCACGTTCAGGCCACCGCGTCCTCGCCAACTGAGGCTAGGGAAACTAGTTCTGTACCGCATCTGCAGGGATGATTCCAGTTTGTGCCAGGAAGGGTGTAACAAGAGGTAGGTCGCCGGGGGAAGAATTTGATGAATCTGGTGTCGGATCTCTGCTTATTGCTTTGCCTGGTTTGGTACTCAAAGAGGAATCTGCTAGATCCGACCTTCCTTTCTCCTTTTTTTAACCTTCTAGACAGCGGCAGACATCTTGTACATATATTTTGTTGTTAATTACTACTGATTAGCAGCTGAACTGCTTGTGCTGGATTTTTCAAACTTTTATGTCCTTGTAAGGAACAAAGCAGACGGCTTGTAACTCTCTGCTTACAATTACGCCCAGGTGCAATGGCTTGTGGTCTGTTTCCTTCGGCTTGTAACTTTTGTTATGTACTTAACCAACATTGTGGAAGTTTCCATCTTGAGTCAGATGACAAATGCTCATATTTTAGCAATATGATGTTCAGAATATGTTACGGGAGAAGCATATAGATTTACAGATGCTAGGTGGTCGGTACAACTGTTATAGTTTTGTTGCAGCTGCAGCGAATGATGCCGTTGTTTACACCATGCAAACAATCATTACACCATAAGGACACATCCAGTGGCGGAGCTCTATAAAATTAACGTCCCGGGCCATTTTATAAAACTTAAAGGTTACTTTAAACAGCCCCTAATATATTGTGCGGCTAAATATACCGCTAAAACAATTTATACCTCAAACATAGACTAAGATATTATTTATTTCAATTCAGCATCTAAAAATACAATAAACTAATACATTGCAAGTTAAATATTTGTATAAAATGAGACATAGAACATGACAATCACAATATAACTAATGAATGCAAAAATGTAAAAGTAAGCACAAAAATATGTCACTTGAACTTTATGGAAGTAGTATTTTTATATGattcttcaattcttgaaaatgATATAAAATATCAGCACTTTGTATTGTTGGAGTGGCCGGAGACGGCGAGACGCAGGGGCAGGGGCTAGCGACGCTTCCTGCGCGGCTGCAGGCAGCACGACACGCGGCCAGGGGCTCTGGCACGCAGCAGGCAGCAGTGCAGCACGGGGCACGCCGCACGCGGCCACGGGCGGCTGGCGCCTGGCAGCATGGGCTGACGGCGCTCGGCAAGACGGAATGACCGGTGATTGCAGCCTTGCACGAAGGAAACTGGATGCTGGACACAGGATTGCAGGAAGGAAGCAAGACGGCACGGCAAGACGACTCTGCTCTCGTTCCTGGCGGCTGGCGGCTCAGACGGACGCTGGACGCAGGAAGCAGAACGGCGGTTGTTAGGGTTTTTTCTCAAAATATATACTACATATATAAATTTGTTGTTGGGCTACGACCCGGGCCACGGCCCAGGTGGCCCAGGGCCCATATCCGTCCCTCACATCAAAATCTAAATTTGGAGAGTTTGTTGGTTACCCACCCTTCAAGAGGTTCTCTATTTTAAAGAGCCCTCTCT
It contains:
- the LOC113561368 gene encoding 11-beta-hydroxysteroid dehydrogenase-like 5-like (The RefSeq protein has 4 substitutions, 1 frameshift, 3 non-frameshifting indels and aligns at 66% coverage compared to this genomic sequence), coding for MEQVVNTVMDLVVPPASMVMLAFAWPTLSFLRGVEWTLKTLTKEDMLGKVVVITGASSAIGEQIAYEYARRNANLVLVARREQRLFAIRDNARLLGAGHVLVIAADVVKEDDCRRLVADTVSYFGQLNHLVNTVSLGHDFSFEEAGDTTAFPHLMDINFWGNVYPTHAALPYLRRSHGRVVVNASVESWLPMPRMSLYSAAKAAVVDFYETLRYEVKEEVGVTVATHGWVGGDAGGSKFTLDQQQQHQEGAAADQVQWKQQQGEREAAAAALPGGHVEAYARALVAGACRGDAYVKRPSWYDVFLVFRVFAPDVLAWTFRLLLSTSTPAPAGPSAIAARRPPPAALPAPPLRPLLEYPPAAVSRGPAHAQQVVQKLE